The Flavobacterium johnsoniae UW101 genomic interval CGCCGACTGTAAAAATTTCTATATCAAACATCTTGATGATTTGGAAAATATCAGGGAAGAAATCGAGGATTCCCTTGGCGAAGCGGTGAAAAACCGCCACCGTCTGCCCCACTACACTTTTATGTGCTGGTTATGCTTCGAGGAATACTGTTTTGACATCTACAGAAGCTCTTTTGAGAAATAGCCTATAATCCTAAAACATCCCTTATGAAAGGTTCAGAAAAATTCAAAACAAGGATAGAGGGTTTCCTGAAAGGGAAATCGCTCTCGGATGCGGCTTTTGCACCGATGCTAGAAAAGGCTTCAAAGAATGTGGAAAACTGCCTTAAATACATCATCTCAGAAGTAAAGAAAACGGGAGAGTGCGCATTTGACGACAGCGAGATTTTCGACATGGCGGTAACATACTACACCGATGACACTATCGGAAACCTCCCCGACATAAGATGCAGAGTGACCACAAATCAGCCTAAAGAGGCTGATTTGTTCTCCGCTCCCGCCCCTATTGCAGAAAATGCCAAACAGGTTATTCCCGATGCACCTGTTCCTGCAACAGACATTCCCTTGCAAAAGACCGCCAAACAGGCACAGACAACCCTAACGCTTTTTGACCTATGACACCAAAAACCATCATCGAAAAACAGATTACAGCGCTCAGCGCATCACTTGCACCTATATCTGCTGATGTGACCGCTTGGGCGGAAAAGACGATTTTCCTTAAATGGGGCGTTCTTTCTCGTGGTAAATTTCATTGTTTGGACTGCTCTCACGCTTGGAAGCCTGACAGCCGTACACCTGAATGCCAGGACTATATCAAATGCACCGCCTGTCAGGGAAAACTTAAGATGCAGCCCTATAACAAAACGCATTTCAAGGAAATTGAATACTCCGCTTTATTGGACACCACAGCAGATTTTCAGGTGGTTCGCATTATCTGTTCCCACAAGCAGATGAAGAAAGGTTTTGCGCCGACCTATTTTCATAAAGAGGTCATGCAGCATTGGATTAATCCTAAAGGAGAAGTGCGCACCATGTCGCTTAGCTGTAATGTATTTTCTCAGGCGTACGACCAATGGAAATATTACTCTCCCCTTGAAATTCGCCCAAAGGATTTTCAGAACTCTACCAAATTTTGCATTGCACCCTACAGGGTTTATCCAAAGCAGAAAGTGGTCAGTTCTCTTAAAAGAAACGGATTTAAAACGGCATTCCATAATATCCCACCGCAGATTCTTTTCTCTGCCCTGCTGAAAGATCCACTTGCTGAAACGCTCTTGAAATTGTCTCAGATTTCTATGCTGAGGTATTATCTGACTTCGCATGAACAGCACCTCAAACAGAACTGGCAGGCGGTAAAAACCTGCCTTAAGCATGGATATGTTATTTCCGACTACGGGATTTGGGAGGATTATATAAGCCTTTTAAGATGGTTCAAAAAAGACCTCAGCTGTGCGTCATATGTCTGTCCTGAAAACCTGCTTGAATCCCACGATAGGCTTGTAAGCAGAAAACGAGCCATTCAGCGAAAAAAATATCTCTTACAGATGCGCTCGGAAATACTTCAGGCGCAGAGTGTTTATGCCGAGGAGAAAAAGGAATTTTTCGGGCTCTGTTTTT includes:
- a CDS encoding DUF7222 domain-containing protein — translated: MYAFSKSVYAEYPVSRAFNKIILSDLESYDGTKKQQLKSFLEDLQRMGCISGMIGDFIYHADCKNFYIKHLDDLENIREEIEDSLGEAVKNRHRLPHYTFMCWLCFEEYCFDIYRSSFEK
- a CDS encoding Cas9 inhibitor AcrIIA9 family protein, producing the protein MKGSEKFKTRIEGFLKGKSLSDAAFAPMLEKASKNVENCLKYIISEVKKTGECAFDDSEIFDMAVTYYTDDTIGNLPDIRCRVTTNQPKEADLFSAPAPIAENAKQVIPDAPVPATDIPLQKTAKQAQTTLTLFDL
- a CDS encoding PcfJ domain-containing protein, producing the protein MTPKTIIEKQITALSASLAPISADVTAWAEKTIFLKWGVLSRGKFHCLDCSHAWKPDSRTPECQDYIKCTACQGKLKMQPYNKTHFKEIEYSALLDTTADFQVVRIICSHKQMKKGFAPTYFHKEVMQHWINPKGEVRTMSLSCNVFSQAYDQWKYYSPLEIRPKDFQNSTKFCIAPYRVYPKQKVVSSLKRNGFKTAFHNIPPQILFSALLKDPLAETLLKLSQISMLRYYLTSHEQHLKQNWQAVKTCLKHGYVISDYGIWEDYISLLRWFKKDLSCASYVCPENLLESHDRLVSRKRAIQRKKYLLQMRSEILQAQSVYAEEKKEFFGLCFSEKKLTVSVIENVREFMEEGDNLSHCVFTNEYYKKKNSLILSAKVDDCSVETIELSLKNMEIIQCRGLKNNASKHHRQILRLMNRNLYQIKARMKKKTTTAKEI